Below is a genomic region from Pseudomonas berkeleyensis.
AGGTGAATCGGCATCTGCGGGAAGTGCTCGCGCACCAGCATGATCAGGCCGGGGTCGGACATGATCAGTGCATCTGGCGCCATGGCGATCACCGGCTCCAGATCCTTGAGGAAGGTCTTGAGCTTGGCGTTGTGCGGGGCGATGTTGACCACCACGTAGAATTGCTTGCCCTGGGCATGTGCCTCGGCGATGCCGAGGGCCAGGTTGGCGTGGTCGAATTCGTTGTTGCGCACGCGCAGGCTGTAGCGCGGCTGGCCGGCGTACACCGCGTCGGCGCCGTAGGCGAAGGCGTAGCGCATGTTCTTCAGGCTGCCGGCCGGCGACAGCAGTTCTGGACGGGAAAGCATGGAGCACCTGCTTGCAAGGCAAAGCCGGCGATTCTAGGAGGGCTCCGGGGCTGTTTTATTGATCTGTATCTATGGCACGCCAGGCTCCGACACGAACTCTATCGGCAGCAGATAGCGGTCTTCGTCGTACTCGATGGGAAATTCCGCCCGATGCGTGCTCTGTTCGACAGTCTTGCACTCACCCGCCACCTGCGCTTTGCGACTCTCCACCCGCGTCTGCTTGAACAACAGGTCACGATAACCGTTGTTACCTACTCGCTCGGTCACGATCAGCACGCGCGTCGAGTCGCTGAACATTCCGGCACATTGGGCATCCCATTCCCCCCAGAAGGTGGCGACGGGCAGTTCACTCAGTAGTAGGCGTACTCGCTCGCCATCGAGTTCGTAAAGCGCGAGCCGGGTTTCACGAGAGGCTTTGGCGCTCGAATCGGCGCTGCGCGAGATGCGTACGCCGAAGGCCAGGTCATCGCCACGCAGGCGATAGAGGGCAGTG
It encodes:
- a CDS encoding PA3715 family protein, which codes for MKPTLFMALAGLLLATAAQADDCRLQLPGWIEQAHPGQAQGRALEDERGRYRVAAEQSICKVWPARPHLTLVALLLVREEEDDHGDVDLEVLVLDSVRQTFVARMVEPQRLDWDVVQVDSMIFDTALYRLRGDDLAFGVRISRSADSSAKASRETRLALYELDGERVRLLLSELPVATFWGEWDAQCAGMFSDSTRVLIVTERVGNNGYRDLLFKQTRVESRKAQVAGECKTVEQSTHRAEFPIEYDEDRYLLPIEFVSEPGVP